The Funiculus sociatus GB2-C1 genome has a window encoding:
- a CDS encoding Mu transposase C-terminal domain-containing protein, whose amino-acid sequence MNLLVNQLLCWQSDNEADTQIDRILWIDFSGTDVVTIDIYDPYAQPILQKHEHMMAAIAANRASILQEDPYAKILRSYVELKEEQRQRVEKAWSAIFLIVTKEESLFDPVKRSQLIKEAVKQTGRTEPTIRKDLRRYWQRGQTKNAIIPDFNKCGEKGKKKRSDGCKRGRKSFLAQARNEEIGVNVDAEIEKKFRKGIRLFYETSQKRPLTKAFQLTLEKFFPIGYRELADGSKEPILPPAEKLPSLRQFQYWYEKSSDITRKLITRKGERRYNLSYRAIVGNSTQMAFGPGSLFQIDATIGDVYLVSSLNRCWIIGRPTLYLVIDVFSRMIVGFVVTLEPASWLGAMLALENATADKVEFCKKFNFEITEADWPSHHLPEAILADRGEFERYNANNLVDSLGVDVDNTPPYRADMKGIVEQSFNQLNNEAIHWLPGSVKKLPERGERDYRLDGVLTLYEFRQLMILAIRDHNSEKRLNKYPMDEFMIQDELEPYPVDLWQWGVENRVGSLHWQPPANIRLNLLPTAEASVTREGCIYFKKLHYTCELAVRQQWFVKARSKGSWKITVAYDPRLVDYIYIRLDSGKDMEVCRFLDIDQRFQGCDFREVEDYYRRQEVNKQASRTRRQQSKAKHNAQANKILDQATEEAQKADDGQSKQSRIKNIRQNRNEERSHERKTEAWDLTSEKLSDQPGQVIPMPTIAQPDKDEEEYVPP is encoded by the coding sequence ATGAACCTTTTAGTCAACCAGCTACTCTGCTGGCAAAGTGACAACGAAGCAGATACTCAAATTGACCGCATATTGTGGATCGATTTCTCTGGCACCGATGTAGTAACCATCGACATCTACGATCCTTATGCTCAACCCATACTCCAGAAGCATGAGCATATGATGGCAGCAATTGCTGCTAATAGAGCCAGCATCCTGCAAGAAGACCCCTACGCAAAAATTCTTCGCTCTTACGTTGAACTCAAGGAGGAGCAACGCCAGCGTGTAGAAAAGGCTTGGTCTGCTATTTTCCTAATCGTAACTAAAGAAGAGTCGTTGTTCGATCCTGTTAAGCGGAGCCAGTTGATCAAGGAGGCGGTTAAACAGACAGGAAGAACAGAACCAACTATTCGCAAGGACTTACGACGGTATTGGCAAAGAGGTCAGACAAAAAATGCCATCATACCTGACTTTAATAAGTGCGGTGAGAAAGGTAAGAAGAAGCGAAGTGATGGTTGCAAAAGAGGTCGCAAGAGCTTCCTTGCTCAAGCCAGAAATGAGGAGATTGGAGTTAATGTTGATGCCGAGATAGAGAAGAAATTTCGTAAAGGTATCCGGTTATTCTACGAAACCTCGCAAAAAAGACCCTTAACCAAGGCTTTTCAACTTACCCTCGAAAAGTTCTTTCCCATCGGATATAGAGAACTTGCCGATGGTTCCAAGGAGCCTATTCTGCCACCAGCAGAAAAATTACCTAGCTTGAGGCAGTTTCAGTACTGGTATGAGAAAAGCTCTGATATCACTCGCAAACTCATTACTCGTAAAGGCGAACGTCGATATAACTTAAGTTATCGGGCTATTGTGGGAAACTCAACTCAGATGGCTTTTGGCCCTGGGTCACTCTTTCAAATCGACGCAACGATCGGTGATGTTTATCTGGTAAGTTCGCTAAACCGATGCTGGATTATCGGTAGACCTACACTGTATCTGGTTATCGATGTGTTCAGCCGTATGATTGTTGGGTTTGTCGTCACCCTCGAACCTGCAAGCTGGCTAGGCGCAATGTTAGCCCTGGAAAATGCTACAGCAGATAAGGTTGAATTTTGCAAAAAGTTTAATTTTGAAATTACAGAAGCTGACTGGCCTAGCCATCATCTTCCTGAAGCCATCCTGGCAGATCGAGGTGAATTTGAACGATATAACGCAAATAACCTGGTGGACTCTCTCGGTGTAGATGTCGATAATACGCCTCCTTACCGGGCAGACATGAAAGGTATTGTTGAGCAGAGCTTTAATCAGTTAAATAACGAAGCCATTCATTGGCTCCCAGGTTCGGTCAAAAAACTTCCTGAACGAGGAGAAAGAGACTATCGACTTGATGGGGTTCTGACTCTGTATGAATTTCGGCAGTTGATGATTCTTGCCATTCGGGATCACAACAGCGAAAAACGTTTGAACAAATACCCGATGGATGAATTCATGATCCAAGATGAACTCGAACCTTACCCGGTCGATCTCTGGCAGTGGGGAGTCGAGAATCGAGTCGGTTCGCTTCATTGGCAACCACCTGCAAATATCCGTCTGAACCTCCTCCCAACAGCAGAAGCTTCCGTAACCCGTGAAGGCTGTATTTACTTCAAGAAGTTGCACTATACCTGTGAATTAGCTGTACGCCAACAGTGGTTTGTTAAGGCAAGAAGTAAGGGGAGTTGGAAAATTACTGTTGCCTATGACCCACGCCTTGTTGATTACATCTACATACGTCTTGATAGTGGCAAAGACATGGAAGTTTGCCGTTTCCTTGATATCGATCAACGCTTCCAGGGTTGCGACTTTCGTGAGGTAGAAGACTACTACAGACGGCAAGAGGTAAACAAGCAGGCTTCCAGGACACGCAGACAGCAGTCTAAAGCAAAACATAATGCTCAAGCTAACAAAATCCTTGATCAGGCAACTGAGGAGGCGCAAAAGGCTGATGATGGTCAAAGCAAGCAGTCTCGTATCAAAAATATCCGCCAAAACCGTAACGAAGAACGTAGTCACGAGCGGAAGACTGAAGCTTGGGATTTAACATCAGAGAAGCTTTCCGACCAACCAGGGCAAGTGATTCCCATGCCAACCATTGCTCAACCTGACAAAGATGAAGAGGAGTATGTACCACCCTGA